One Neodiprion pinetum isolate iyNeoPine1 chromosome 1, iyNeoPine1.2, whole genome shotgun sequence genomic window carries:
- the LOC124215509 gene encoding nucleolar MIF4G domain-containing protein 1 isoform X1, with translation MGIFGDSKGKKSSKKQRKPKLVVKTRKELRKENRQRKKHNRAEYYAKKNQLPGKSILNPNHDKPSVKSTLPQSTNQNATLDVAKKKQKQEKKQQLRLEKEMKRNRKIHLKEANIAEDRIIKQLEKNLKLNKRKSKSVPKSFAADGLSYLLEMCDDENRKLAVETEKQLLAAESGSELEDDFIMITDSANKKQQELSRSNESDNDKSNSSDNSEVDENSSDEGESSCAKNMTEQQTTGNNKRKADSENAVPFMPRKKMLAKINSSNSDTEPSTGDSDPDEDEMLADVEYETDSENPNEGANEESNQLWEDIYGRTRDKLGNIVSNTTGKYVPPAVRDRLKNSDSLKDEKLIRLKKQIKGLLNRLAEHNMHSIVSQLDELYMSHSRNNMNEMLFTLMKESIVAPVLTPDRLITEHMMLIAILHANIGTEVGAHFLLSLIKEFDEMLKSSPEVENKELDNIILMISHLYNFKVYDSQLLFQVLTRLSEKFMEKEVELILHVLKTVGFVMRKDNPTMLKEFIFKLQQKAADTTENSSRVQFMLDILLAIKNNNMSKIPQYDPTHGEHLKKLMKSLVRKGNYMTQLNISLDDLLKADQRGKWWIVGSAWSGNTDIGKPIQKTDTNLTTFSQKILDLARKQRMNTDIRRNIFCVLMTAEDFLDAFEKLHHLGLKNQQDREVIYVILDCCLQEKKFNPYYAVLAQKFCDYDRKYQMTIQYTLWDKLKTLDNYTNHQLTNLARFLTHLFIEKGLALSALKVIQFGELDKPTLKLVRQIMLGILLHENTDACTQVFERISLSPQLQNFREGLRLFIRHFLLKNIKVGIIPEAEMVKLKERAEIAENTLTKHGVKTVF, from the exons ATGGGTATATTTGGTGACTCCAAGGGGAAAAAAAGTagcaaaaaacaaagaaaacctAAGCTAGTTGTGAAAACACGCAAGGAATTACGTAAGGAAAACAGGCAGCGGAAAAAGCATAACAGGGCTGAATATTACGCAAAGAAGAATCAGTTACCtggaaaatcaattttgaatcCTAATCACGACAAACCATCAGTAAAGTCTACGTTACCTCAAAGCACGAATCAAAATGCTACTCTTGATGTTgcgaagaaaaaacagaaacaagaaaaaaaacaacagctGCGactagaaaaagaaatgaaacgaaacagAAAAATTCATCTGAAAGAAGCTAACATTGCGGAAGATAGGATTATCAAgcagttagaaaaaaatttgaaactaaaCAAACGGAAGAGCAAATCAGTACCAAAGTCTTTTGCAGCTGATGGTCTTAGTT atCTTCTAGAAATGTGTGATGATGAGAACAGAAAACTTGCCGTTGAAACCGAAAAGCAATTGCTAGCTGCAGAGTCAGGTTCAGAATTAGAAGACGATTTCATCATGATCACAGATTCCGCGAACAAAAAACAACAGGAATTGTCTAGGAGTAATGAATCTGACAATGACAAGAGTAATAGCTCAGATAATTCCGAAGTTGATGAGAATAGTAGTGATGAAGGGGAATCATCTTGTGCAAAGAATATGACTGAACAGCAGACGACTGGCAACAATAAACGAAAAGCTGATTCTGAAAATGCAGTTCCATTTATGCCACGCAAAAAAATGTTAGCCAAAATTAACTCTTCCAATAGTGACACAGAGCCCTCTACGGGTGACAGTGATCCTGACGAGGACGAAATGCTGGCTGATGTGGAATATGAAACGGATTCTGAAAATCCCAATGAAG GTGCTAATGAAGAATCCAATCAGCTTTGGGAAGATATATATGGTAGAACGAGAGATAAGCTAGGAAATATCGTATCAAATACTACTGGTAAATATGTCCCACCTGCGGTAAGAGATAGACTGAAAAATTCCGATTCCTTAAAGgacgaaaaattgataagactcaaaaaacaaataaaaggCTTATTGAATAGATTGGCTGAACACAACATGCATAGTATTGTCTCACAG TTGGATGAACTATACATGTCCCACAGTCGTAACAACATGAACGAAATGTTGTTTACTCTGATGAAAGAATCTATCGTTGCTCCAGTGCTGACACCAGATCGCCTTATTACAGAACACATGATGCTCATAGCTATCCTTCATGCAAATATTGGAACGGAAGTTGGTGCGCATTTTCTGTTATCTTTAATCAAAGAGTTTGACGAAATGTTAAAAAGCTCACctgaagttgaaaataaagagcTGGATAATATCATACTCATGATTTCACACCTGTATAATTTTAAG GTGTACGACTCTCAACTGTTGTTTCAAGTACTTACAAGACTATCGGAAAAGTTCATGGAAAAGgaagttgaattaattttgcATGTTCTGAAAACTGTGGGTTTTGTTATGAGGAAAGATAACCCAACTATGCTGAAGGAGTTTATATTCAAGTTGCAACAAAAAGCTGCAGACACGACTGAGAATAG CTCCAGGGTTCAGTTTATGTTGGACATTTTGCTAGCgattaaaaacaataatatgTCAAAAATCCCGCAGTACGATCCAACGCATGGTGAACACTTGAAAAAGCTTATGAAGAGTTTAGTAAGGAAAGGAAACTATATGACCCAACTAAACATATCACTAGATGATTTATTGAAAg CTGACCAAAGGGGTAAATGGTGGATAGTCGGATCAGCATGGTCAGGAAACACAGATATTGGAAAACCTATTCAAAAGACTGACACTAACTTAACAACGTTTAGTCAAAAAATATTGGACTTGGCTCGCAAGCAGCGGATGAACACAGACATtagaagaaatattttctgtgTTCTAATGACTGCAGAAGATTTCCTTGATGCTTTTGAAAAGCTGCATCATCTAGGATTGAAGAACCAACAAGACAGAGAAGTCATTTATGTAATTCTAGATTGTTGTCTccaagagaaaaaattcaatcccTATTATGCTGTGCTGGCACAAAAATTTTGTGACTACGACCGGAAATACCAG aTGACGATACAATACACTTTATGGGACAAATTGAAGACTTTGGATAATTATACAAACCATCAACTGACAAATCTCGCCAGATTTTTAActcatttattcattgaaaaaggGCTTGCTCTCTCTGCCTTGAAG GTAATTCAATTTGGGGAGCTGGACAAACCTACCTTAAAACTCGTCAGACAAATCATGCTAGGAATTCTTCTCCACGAAAATACAGATGCCTGTACACAAGTTTTTGAAAGAATATCACTGTCACCGCAGCTACAGAATTTCCGAGAAGGTCTCAGATTATTTATACgccattttcttttaaaaaatataaaggtTGGAATAATACCAGAGGCCGAAATGGTTAAATTAAAAGAAAGAGCTGAAATTGCTGAAAATACGCTCACAAAACATGGAGTGAAGACAGTATTTTAG
- the LOC124215518 gene encoding lysozyme: MMAVNFVFLATAASCMLLTFVYGQQAPIQLDNICLGCICEASSGCNQTLACDGDVCGPFRITWAFWSDAGKPTLNGEPSTNAGAYPRCANDAFCAGAIIQGYMQKFAKDCNGDGVIDCKDFARIHRLGAYGCHGGLDTKYENAFNSCLRTYG, encoded by the exons atGATGGCCGTGAATTTCGTGTTTCTGGCTACTGCAGCATCTTGCATGCTCCTTACATTTGTATACG GTCAACAGGCGCCGATCCAACTCGACAATATATGCTTAGGCTGCATCTGCGAGGCCTCCTCCGGATGTAATCAAACTTTGGCATGTGACGGCGACGTCTGCGGACCGTTCCGTATCACCTGGGCATTTTGGTCAGACGCCGGCAAACCGACTCTCAACGGAGAACCCAGCACTAATGCTGGAG CTTATCCCCGATGTGCCAACGACGCATTCTGCGCAGGTGCTATTATTCAAGGCTACATGCAAAAATTCGCAAAG GATTGCAATGGAGATGGAGTGATTGACTGCAAGGATTTCGCCCGCATTCATCGCTTGGGCGCATACGGTTGTCACGGAGGCCTGGATACTAAATACGAAAATGCTTTCAACTCATGTCTCCGTACTTATGGATAG
- the LOC124215509 gene encoding nucleolar MIF4G domain-containing protein 1 isoform X2, translating to MCDDENRKLAVETEKQLLAAESGSELEDDFIMITDSANKKQQELSRSNESDNDKSNSSDNSEVDENSSDEGESSCAKNMTEQQTTGNNKRKADSENAVPFMPRKKMLAKINSSNSDTEPSTGDSDPDEDEMLADVEYETDSENPNEGANEESNQLWEDIYGRTRDKLGNIVSNTTGKYVPPAVRDRLKNSDSLKDEKLIRLKKQIKGLLNRLAEHNMHSIVSQLDELYMSHSRNNMNEMLFTLMKESIVAPVLTPDRLITEHMMLIAILHANIGTEVGAHFLLSLIKEFDEMLKSSPEVENKELDNIILMISHLYNFKVYDSQLLFQVLTRLSEKFMEKEVELILHVLKTVGFVMRKDNPTMLKEFIFKLQQKAADTTENSSRVQFMLDILLAIKNNNMSKIPQYDPTHGEHLKKLMKSLVRKGNYMTQLNISLDDLLKADQRGKWWIVGSAWSGNTDIGKPIQKTDTNLTTFSQKILDLARKQRMNTDIRRNIFCVLMTAEDFLDAFEKLHHLGLKNQQDREVIYVILDCCLQEKKFNPYYAVLAQKFCDYDRKYQMTIQYTLWDKLKTLDNYTNHQLTNLARFLTHLFIEKGLALSALKVIQFGELDKPTLKLVRQIMLGILLHENTDACTQVFERISLSPQLQNFREGLRLFIRHFLLKNIKVGIIPEAEMVKLKERAEIAENTLTKHGVKTVF from the exons ATGTGTGATGATGAGAACAGAAAACTTGCCGTTGAAACCGAAAAGCAATTGCTAGCTGCAGAGTCAGGTTCAGAATTAGAAGACGATTTCATCATGATCACAGATTCCGCGAACAAAAAACAACAGGAATTGTCTAGGAGTAATGAATCTGACAATGACAAGAGTAATAGCTCAGATAATTCCGAAGTTGATGAGAATAGTAGTGATGAAGGGGAATCATCTTGTGCAAAGAATATGACTGAACAGCAGACGACTGGCAACAATAAACGAAAAGCTGATTCTGAAAATGCAGTTCCATTTATGCCACGCAAAAAAATGTTAGCCAAAATTAACTCTTCCAATAGTGACACAGAGCCCTCTACGGGTGACAGTGATCCTGACGAGGACGAAATGCTGGCTGATGTGGAATATGAAACGGATTCTGAAAATCCCAATGAAG GTGCTAATGAAGAATCCAATCAGCTTTGGGAAGATATATATGGTAGAACGAGAGATAAGCTAGGAAATATCGTATCAAATACTACTGGTAAATATGTCCCACCTGCGGTAAGAGATAGACTGAAAAATTCCGATTCCTTAAAGgacgaaaaattgataagactcaaaaaacaaataaaaggCTTATTGAATAGATTGGCTGAACACAACATGCATAGTATTGTCTCACAG TTGGATGAACTATACATGTCCCACAGTCGTAACAACATGAACGAAATGTTGTTTACTCTGATGAAAGAATCTATCGTTGCTCCAGTGCTGACACCAGATCGCCTTATTACAGAACACATGATGCTCATAGCTATCCTTCATGCAAATATTGGAACGGAAGTTGGTGCGCATTTTCTGTTATCTTTAATCAAAGAGTTTGACGAAATGTTAAAAAGCTCACctgaagttgaaaataaagagcTGGATAATATCATACTCATGATTTCACACCTGTATAATTTTAAG GTGTACGACTCTCAACTGTTGTTTCAAGTACTTACAAGACTATCGGAAAAGTTCATGGAAAAGgaagttgaattaattttgcATGTTCTGAAAACTGTGGGTTTTGTTATGAGGAAAGATAACCCAACTATGCTGAAGGAGTTTATATTCAAGTTGCAACAAAAAGCTGCAGACACGACTGAGAATAG CTCCAGGGTTCAGTTTATGTTGGACATTTTGCTAGCgattaaaaacaataatatgTCAAAAATCCCGCAGTACGATCCAACGCATGGTGAACACTTGAAAAAGCTTATGAAGAGTTTAGTAAGGAAAGGAAACTATATGACCCAACTAAACATATCACTAGATGATTTATTGAAAg CTGACCAAAGGGGTAAATGGTGGATAGTCGGATCAGCATGGTCAGGAAACACAGATATTGGAAAACCTATTCAAAAGACTGACACTAACTTAACAACGTTTAGTCAAAAAATATTGGACTTGGCTCGCAAGCAGCGGATGAACACAGACATtagaagaaatattttctgtgTTCTAATGACTGCAGAAGATTTCCTTGATGCTTTTGAAAAGCTGCATCATCTAGGATTGAAGAACCAACAAGACAGAGAAGTCATTTATGTAATTCTAGATTGTTGTCTccaagagaaaaaattcaatcccTATTATGCTGTGCTGGCACAAAAATTTTGTGACTACGACCGGAAATACCAG aTGACGATACAATACACTTTATGGGACAAATTGAAGACTTTGGATAATTATACAAACCATCAACTGACAAATCTCGCCAGATTTTTAActcatttattcattgaaaaaggGCTTGCTCTCTCTGCCTTGAAG GTAATTCAATTTGGGGAGCTGGACAAACCTACCTTAAAACTCGTCAGACAAATCATGCTAGGAATTCTTCTCCACGAAAATACAGATGCCTGTACACAAGTTTTTGAAAGAATATCACTGTCACCGCAGCTACAGAATTTCCGAGAAGGTCTCAGATTATTTATACgccattttcttttaaaaaatataaaggtTGGAATAATACCAGAGGCCGAAATGGTTAAATTAAAAGAAAGAGCTGAAATTGCTGAAAATACGCTCACAAAACATGGAGTGAAGACAGTATTTTAG
- the Fic gene encoding protein adenylyltransferase Fic isoform X3: protein MSPPCLSQCCQTPSASINEEIKKYPVKNMELNRVSLFLIFISGMSFAVIGTLLSNYFQQFSLSYVGDDNRRIFAPLPSENFLNLHDEGTLSLSLRNSEISKIKPVTDAASVSEAISSLHLALEMKLSGKQSKAVKLFQHAVALAPKHPDVLNHYGEFLEHTQKDVIKADEFYVRALTYQPNHEGALANRQRTARVVDELDQRMLRRIDEKRDALSAIPDSNAALRRAKKEAYFQHIYHTVGIEGNTMNLAQTRAIVETRTAVAGKSIDEHNEILGLDAAMKYINATLVNRTTFITTLAEIHFSQLIVKRKSHHGTSHLIIESKIRNDTCNTDCVLQGWLHFHQRYTRNSQTCAGARRSCRKWAIQADTSVRWRACTTRSRRHTYVDGTIFFVVEQ from the exons ATGTCTCCACCTTGCCTTAGCCAGTGCTGTCAAACACCATCAGCATcaataaatgaagaaattaaaaagtaCCCGGTTAAAAATATGGAACTTAATCGGGTGagcttatttttaattttcatctctGGGATGAGCTTCGCTGTCATCGGTACACTACTTTCAAACTACTTTCAACAATTCTCACTGAGTTATGTAG GTGACGATAACCGGCGTATATTTGCGCCACTCccgtcagaaaattttttgaacttaCATGATGAAGGAACATTAAGTCTCTCACTTCGAAATTCAGAAATTAGTAAAATAAAACCAGTCACTGATGCAGCGTCTGTATCAGAGGCCATAAGCTCCTTACACTTGGCGTTAGAAATGAAACTATCCGGTAAGCAAAGCAAAGCTGTAAAGTTGTTTCAACATGCTGTTGCCTTAGCTCCTAAGCACCCGGATGTTTTGAACCACTATGGAGAATTTTTGGAACATACACAGAAAGATGTGATCAAGGCTGATGAGTTTTATGTCAGAGCTTTGACATATCAACCAAATCACGAGGGAGCTTTGGCTAACAGGCAAAGAACAGCTCGGGTTGTTGATGAACTGGACCAACGGATGCTTAGGAGAATAGATGAGAAGAGAGATGCGTTATCGGCAATACCTGATAGCAATGCTGCACTCCGTCGTGCTAAAAAAGAAGCATATTTCCAACACATTTATCACACTGTTGGTATTGAGGGTAATACAATGAACTTGGCTCAAACTAGAGCCATAGTTGAAACAAGAACTGCAGTGGCTGGTAAAAGTATTGATGAACATAATGAAATCTTGGGCTTGGATGCTGCAATGAAGTATATCAATGCGACCCTTGTAAATAG gACTACTTTTATCACCACTTTAGCAGAGATTCATTTCTCACAATTGATAGTGAAGCGCAAATCGCATCATGGCACCAGTCACCTGATAATTGAATCAAAAATACGTAATG ACACCTGCAACACTGATTGCGTATTACAGGGTTGGCTCCATTTCCATCAAAGATATACTAGAAATTCACAAACGTGTGCTGGGGCACGTAGATCCTGTAGAAAGTGGGCAATTCAGGCGGACACAAGTGTACGTTGGAGGGCATGTACCACCAGGTCCAGGAGACATACATATGTTGATGGAACAATTTTCTTTGTGGTTGAACAGTGA
- the Fic gene encoding protein adenylyltransferase Fic isoform X1, with translation MSPPCLSQCCQTPSASINEEIKKYPVKNMELNRVSLFLIFISGMSFAVIGTLLSNYFQQFSLSYVGDDNRRIFAPLPSENFLNLHDEGTLSLSLRNSEISKIKPVTDAASVSEAISSLHLALEMKLSGKQSKAVKLFQHAVALAPKHPDVLNHYGEFLEHTQKDVIKADEFYVRALTYQPNHEGALANRQRTARVVDELDQRMLRRIDEKRDALSAIPDSNAALRRAKKEAYFQHIYHTVGIEGNTMNLAQTRAIVETRTAVAGKSIDEHNEILGLDAAMKYINATLVNRLNAPDWNAYSTACCGSDSERPFKTVGSISIKDILEIHKRVLGHVDPVESGQFRRTQVYVGGHVPPGPGDIHMLMEQFSLWLNSEQAVRMHPVRYAALAHYKLVHIHPFSDGNGRTSRLLMNMILMQAGYPPVIVHKQHRHKYYEYLQLANTGDVRPFVRFIGECTEQTLDLFLWATSEFSRQVPALGQDSLLSENQNTILLSDDGSGDYEND, from the exons ATGTCTCCACCTTGCCTTAGCCAGTGCTGTCAAACACCATCAGCATcaataaatgaagaaattaaaaagtaCCCGGTTAAAAATATGGAACTTAATCGGGTGagcttatttttaattttcatctctGGGATGAGCTTCGCTGTCATCGGTACACTACTTTCAAACTACTTTCAACAATTCTCACTGAGTTATGTAG GTGACGATAACCGGCGTATATTTGCGCCACTCccgtcagaaaattttttgaacttaCATGATGAAGGAACATTAAGTCTCTCACTTCGAAATTCAGAAATTAGTAAAATAAAACCAGTCACTGATGCAGCGTCTGTATCAGAGGCCATAAGCTCCTTACACTTGGCGTTAGAAATGAAACTATCCGGTAAGCAAAGCAAAGCTGTAAAGTTGTTTCAACATGCTGTTGCCTTAGCTCCTAAGCACCCGGATGTTTTGAACCACTATGGAGAATTTTTGGAACATACACAGAAAGATGTGATCAAGGCTGATGAGTTTTATGTCAGAGCTTTGACATATCAACCAAATCACGAGGGAGCTTTGGCTAACAGGCAAAGAACAGCTCGGGTTGTTGATGAACTGGACCAACGGATGCTTAGGAGAATAGATGAGAAGAGAGATGCGTTATCGGCAATACCTGATAGCAATGCTGCACTCCGTCGTGCTAAAAAAGAAGCATATTTCCAACACATTTATCACACTGTTGGTATTGAGGGTAATACAATGAACTTGGCTCAAACTAGAGCCATAGTTGAAACAAGAACTGCAGTGGCTGGTAAAAGTATTGATGAACATAATGAAATCTTGGGCTTGGATGCTGCAATGAAGTATATCAATGCGACCCTTGTAAATAG ATTAAATGCTCCTGACTGGAATGCTTATAGTACAGCTTGCTGCGGGTCTGACAGTGAACGGCCCTTCAAAAC GGTTGGCTCCATTTCCATCAAAGATATACTAGAAATTCACAAACGTGTGCTGGGGCACGTAGATCCTGTAGAAAGTGGGCAATTCAGGCGGACACAAGTGTACGTTGGAGGGCATGTACCACCAGGTCCAGGAGACATACATATGTTGATGGAACAATTTTCTTTGTGGTTGAACAGTGAACAAGCTGTTCGAATGCATCCTGTGAG ATACGCTGCTTTGGCCCATTACAAGCTGGTTCATATTCATCCATTCTCTGATGGAAATGGTAGAACATCTAGACTTTTAATGAATATGATTCTAATGCAGGCTGGCTATCCGCCAGTTATAGTTCACAAACAGCATCGACATaaatattatgaatatttgCAACTGGCAAACACAGGAGATGTACGACCTTTTGTCAGATTCATTGGAGAATGTACAGAACAAACGTTAGATTTGTTTTTGTGGGCTACTAGCGAATTTTCTAGGCAAGTCCCGGCATTAGGGCAAGATTCTCTACTATCCGAAAACCAAAACACGATTTTGCTCAGCGACGATGGAAGTGGCGACTATGAAAACGATTAA
- the Fic gene encoding protein adenylyltransferase Fic isoform X2 encodes MSPPCLSQCCQTPSASINEEIKKYPVKNMELNRVSLFLIFISGMSFAVIGTLLSNYFQQFSLSYVGDDNRRIFAPLPSENFLNLHDEGTLSLSLRNSEISKIKPVTDAASVSEAISSLHLALEMKLSGKQSKAVKLFQHAVALAPKHPDVLNHYGEFLEHTQKDVIKADEFYVRALTYQPNHEGALANRQRTARVVDELDQRMLRRIDEKRDALSAIPDSNAALRRAKKEAYFQHIYHTVGIEGNTMNLAQTRAIVETRTAVAGKSIDEHNEILGLDAAMKYINATLVNRVGSISIKDILEIHKRVLGHVDPVESGQFRRTQVYVGGHVPPGPGDIHMLMEQFSLWLNSEQAVRMHPVRYAALAHYKLVHIHPFSDGNGRTSRLLMNMILMQAGYPPVIVHKQHRHKYYEYLQLANTGDVRPFVRFIGECTEQTLDLFLWATSEFSRQVPALGQDSLLSENQNTILLSDDGSGDYEND; translated from the exons ATGTCTCCACCTTGCCTTAGCCAGTGCTGTCAAACACCATCAGCATcaataaatgaagaaattaaaaagtaCCCGGTTAAAAATATGGAACTTAATCGGGTGagcttatttttaattttcatctctGGGATGAGCTTCGCTGTCATCGGTACACTACTTTCAAACTACTTTCAACAATTCTCACTGAGTTATGTAG GTGACGATAACCGGCGTATATTTGCGCCACTCccgtcagaaaattttttgaacttaCATGATGAAGGAACATTAAGTCTCTCACTTCGAAATTCAGAAATTAGTAAAATAAAACCAGTCACTGATGCAGCGTCTGTATCAGAGGCCATAAGCTCCTTACACTTGGCGTTAGAAATGAAACTATCCGGTAAGCAAAGCAAAGCTGTAAAGTTGTTTCAACATGCTGTTGCCTTAGCTCCTAAGCACCCGGATGTTTTGAACCACTATGGAGAATTTTTGGAACATACACAGAAAGATGTGATCAAGGCTGATGAGTTTTATGTCAGAGCTTTGACATATCAACCAAATCACGAGGGAGCTTTGGCTAACAGGCAAAGAACAGCTCGGGTTGTTGATGAACTGGACCAACGGATGCTTAGGAGAATAGATGAGAAGAGAGATGCGTTATCGGCAATACCTGATAGCAATGCTGCACTCCGTCGTGCTAAAAAAGAAGCATATTTCCAACACATTTATCACACTGTTGGTATTGAGGGTAATACAATGAACTTGGCTCAAACTAGAGCCATAGTTGAAACAAGAACTGCAGTGGCTGGTAAAAGTATTGATGAACATAATGAAATCTTGGGCTTGGATGCTGCAATGAAGTATATCAATGCGACCCTTGTAAATAG GGTTGGCTCCATTTCCATCAAAGATATACTAGAAATTCACAAACGTGTGCTGGGGCACGTAGATCCTGTAGAAAGTGGGCAATTCAGGCGGACACAAGTGTACGTTGGAGGGCATGTACCACCAGGTCCAGGAGACATACATATGTTGATGGAACAATTTTCTTTGTGGTTGAACAGTGAACAAGCTGTTCGAATGCATCCTGTGAG ATACGCTGCTTTGGCCCATTACAAGCTGGTTCATATTCATCCATTCTCTGATGGAAATGGTAGAACATCTAGACTTTTAATGAATATGATTCTAATGCAGGCTGGCTATCCGCCAGTTATAGTTCACAAACAGCATCGACATaaatattatgaatatttgCAACTGGCAAACACAGGAGATGTACGACCTTTTGTCAGATTCATTGGAGAATGTACAGAACAAACGTTAGATTTGTTTTTGTGGGCTACTAGCGAATTTTCTAGGCAAGTCCCGGCATTAGGGCAAGATTCTCTACTATCCGAAAACCAAAACACGATTTTGCTCAGCGACGATGGAAGTGGCGACTATGAAAACGATTAA